A window of Bos mutus isolate GX-2022 chromosome 3, NWIPB_WYAK_1.1, whole genome shotgun sequence genomic DNA:
cccttctggctctggcttccTGTCACAGGAGGGGGATGatctgcagccagctagctccgttcagtcctttgttctgtgagcgggcctggcagtgtcttatgttagggcttttcacgtggtagctatcccacagtctggtttgctagcccaatttagttccctcagattgccctcagagcattcaggccctgtccttactctaagcaatgtagcccactcctccctgcccagcccccgcttgctagtggcagatgcaggcgtctgcgctgcttctctgctgggggagttaccatttggcacgtaatctgtgggttttaattatttatttatttttcctcccagttatgttgccctctgtggtttcAAGGCTCACCACAggctcggcagtgagagtgtttcctggtgtttggaaatgtttctcttttttaagactcccttccaggGATGGAGCTcggtccctacctcttttgtctctctttttatcttttatattttttcctacctccttacAAAgtcaatgggctgcttttctgggcgcctgatgtcctctgctggcattcagaagttgttttgtggaatttactcagcgttcaaatgttcttttgatgaatttgttggggagaaagtggtctccctgtcctattacTCCGCTATCTAAGGACCACCCCTCTCTACATATTTTTTGACCCAAAATTCCTGGTGGGAATAGTCTGAGTCCTGAACCCATCTGACTTAGTCTAGGGTTTACAGAGCACTCTTGAGAGCCTTAGAAGCCTGGAATCTGGGAATCCAAGCTGGAGTCACTCAGCAGAACACGCAAGGCCTCTCCAAGGAAATAAGCTGCTGTAGCCAAATGTCAGGCCTCTGGAAGCCTTGGAAATAATGGTTATCAGGGATCTGAGTCTTTCCTGAGAAGAGGAAATCAGGTGCTTAATCAATGCTACCTACTATTCCCAACCCCAAGTCTTTTTTCTAAGGATAGACCAGATTTTCCTGGCCATGCCAAAGTTAAGTTAGAGATTCCCTGGACATTGAGGAAAAGGTAAGGTGATAATAGAGGTGAAAGATGCTTTTTTTGTtcccaatattttattatgaaaactctcaaacatacagaaaactggAAAGTATTTTGCAGTGAACACTCAGATACCTCCCATCTCAGTTCTCCCATTGGGGTTTTACTTTTCTTGCTATATCACACACCTATTCATTTATCCACCAGTTTAGTCATCCATCAATacatcttggttttttttttttttttaaggtgctgCTTTTTTACTTCATTAGTCCTTTATGATTTACAGCAACCTGATTTTATTTCATCTCTAACACATTTCTGGAGGAAGATGGTACAGGTGGGACATTTCTAGCTTATAGATGAGTAAACTAATTCTCAGGGAAATTCAGAAATTCATCCAAAGTCACTATTCTCATTTCTTTGTGGACTAGAAGCCTATAAAGTCTTTTGTACTGATTATTGTAGCTACATTCATGAGAGAGAACGTcaggtgagtgaatgaataactTTGCTAAGCAATGGATCTAGAGGGAAGGCGGCCAAAATATCATCTCATTTCTCAACATCTAGCATTATCAGCATGTGTTTttataatgaatgaatgactgtgtgcatgcatgcatgaataaacaaacaaatgaatgaatgctggCTAGAGAATCCCAGCTGCTTCTCCAAGtccctcttttgtctctgcaGGGCAAGGAGCCTCTGAAAAAGACTCAGCCTCAACAGTGGTGAAAGCCATTGTAGGGGGTTCAGTGATTCTCTCCCTCAACATTTCAGTGGATGCAGAAATTGAGCAAATCACCTGGAGTGGTCCCAAAGACGCTTTGGTTTTAGCATTCCCAAGTGGAGAGATTTTGTTTTTAGACAAAAGCTACAAAGGGCGAATAAACATCCCAAAAAACAACTCTTTGTCTATTAACAAGCTGACTCTGAAAGATGCTGGTTCATACAAAGCCCGGATAAACCAAAAGGGATCTGAAGACATCAATGAGAGATTCATCTTATATATCTATGGTGAGTTCTAAAGAGCGAGTGTGAGCtttgaccttttatttttaaaagcagtcttttttcctcttcaggAATTTATCTAAGATGAAGAGAGCAATGATATTGGCCATTTTCACCCAATTCCATAAATACAGATGTCAAGAGtgaaaaacaaccaaaatatgGTTAAGAGCCATTTggatttttctctctgttaatATCCTTTATCCATCTGTATTAGCTTGTTAGAGTTGCCATAACgaaatatcacagactgggtcATTTAAACAACTGAAATTCGTTTTATCACAATTCTGGAGGGTTGAagcctgagatcaaggtgtcagtgaGCTTGATTTCTTCTGAGCCTcactccttggcttgcagatggccaccatTTTGGCGTGTCTTCACATGGTGTCCCTCTGTCTGCACGGTCTGTGTCTTACTCGCCTCTTTTTACAAGGACACCAATCGTACTGGATTAAGGCCCACATTACAACCCCACTTTaacttaattatctctttaaaggctctgtctccaaatacagccacattCTGAGGCACTAGGGATTATgacttcaacataggaatttttaTTCATcccactgaataaaaataaaaatagcactgTGGTCTCTGGTCCCCAAAACTCTTGTCTTTGTCACAAAGTACATTTGCCTCATCTCAACAGCCCCCAAAGTCTTAACTCATTCCATCATCAAATTCAAAATCTTATCTAGATATCATCTAAATCATATGTAAGTGAGATTTGAGGCAAAATTCCCCTCCAATTATAGACCTGTGAAACCAGACAAGTTACCTGCTTTCATGTTGGCACAGGGACATGATAGACATTTACATTCCAAAAGGgagaaattggaaagaagaaaggggtcACAGGTCCCAAGCAAGTCTAACCCTATTAAGGCAAATtccattagatttttaaaaattttattggggtatagttgatttacaatgtagtgttagtttcagatgtacagcatagtAAATCTGTTGCACATGTATGTATATCCACTCTttcttagattattttcccatataggcctttacagaatattgagtagagtccctgtgctatacagtaggtccctattcgttaatctattttatatgtaatactgtgtatatgtcaataccaatctcctaatttatccttcacCCTCTCTGGTAaccagaagtttattttttacatctgtaactctatttctgttttacagataagttcATTGttaagattccatgtataagcaatatcatatgatgtctttctctgtttgacttatttcactcagtgtgacaatctctaggcccattcatgttgctataaatggaattatttctttcttttttttatgactgagtaccACATCTTTTTAAGGTTCAAGAACCACCCCCACCAACACTCCCCGGGCCTACATCCTTTAGGCCCATGATGCCAGTGGCAGACCCATTAACCTCTGAACTTCCCATGGGGtcattctcctcttttcctcAAGGATAAGGGATGATATCAGCTAGATATCTCTACTGGCTCATTCTTGAAAACCCCCCAAATCTGATAGCCTTCCTTCATTTAGCGCCATCTGTGTCTGTTTAGTCCAAGCTGGCAGAATTTCTACTTGGATAGTTAATTGGATCCATGAATCACACCATTGTCTATCCATACTCTCAGTGTTTTCTCCAGAcacaaattctcatttttttttttttttgcaaaatagcTAGGTTGAGACTTTTCCAAATCTTCAAATTCTGGTTTCTCTTGCTTAACAATTCCTTCCTcaatttatctttcctttctgaCATTTTACTATGAGAAAAAGGAGAATACAGGCTTCTGGGGtagttcaattggtaaagaatacacctgcaatgcaggaggcctgggttcaatccctgggttgggaagatcccctggaggagggcatggcaacccactccagtattcttgcctgaagaattccacaaacagaggagcctagcagcctatggtccatggtgttgcaaagaatcgggctcaactgagcgactaagcacagcacaaaaggagaaaacaagTAGTGCCCTCAGCACTTTGCTTGGAGATCTCCTTAACTGAACAATAAGTTCATCACTTAAATGTTCAAAAGTAGAACACAATTTGTCTAAGTTCTTTGCTGCTTTATAGTAAGTATCACTTTTCCTCCAATAACATGTTCTTCATTTTCAACTAATACCTTACCGGGAATACCGttaatgtttatatttctacCATTGTTATGTTGATTATAATATATGTCTATCTCTCAGATAATAGAGGCTTTCTCTACAgctgtcttctttccttttaagcTCTTACCAGAATCACCTAACCCTAACATCCCTATTTTTATGAACAGTCTCTTGAAGACAGTCTAGGCTTTTTCTCACATGCATCTTAAAACTCTTCCAGCTTCTATCCATTAATCAATCCCAAAGTCACCTCAACATTTTTGGGAATTTGTCATATAGCACCCCAGGTCTGGTGCAAAAGTCTGTATTGGTTTGctagggctgtcataacaaaacAGCACAGACCGAGTGACTTAAAcaagaaagatttattttttttcacaagtCAGAAGGTTGGTTAAGATgtcagcaggtttggtttcttctgaggcctctttccttggcttgcaTACAGCCACCTTCTTTCCCTATGTCCTCAGATGGTTGTCTCTGGCTGTATTGTCTTTATCTCAGTctcctttttagttctttttaattttaattaatttatttatttaattggaggctaattactttacaatattgtagtggtttttgccaaacatcgacatgaattagccacaggcccacatgtgttccccatccagaacccccctcccacctctatccccatcccatccctctgggtcatcccagtgcaccagccctgagcaccgtctcatgcattgaacctggaccagTGGtccacttcacatatgataatatacacgtttcaacgctaccctctcaaatcatcccaccctcaccttctcccacagagtccaaaagactgttctttacatctgtgtctcttttgctgtctcacatatagggtcatcattaccatctttctaaattccatatatacgctttagtatactgtattggtgtttttctttctgacttacttcactctgtataataggctccagtttcatccacctcatttgaactgattcaaatgcactcttttaatggctgagtaatattccattgtgtatatataccacagctttcttatccattcttctgccaatggacatctaggttgcttccatgtcctggctattgtaaacagtcctgtgatgaacattggggtacacgggtctctttcaattctggtttccttggtgtgtgtgcccagcagtggggttgctgggtcgtatggcagttctatttccagttttttaaggaatctccacattgttctccatagtggctgtactagtttgtattcccaccaacagtgtaagagggttcctttttctctgcatcctctccagcatttattgttttttagacttttgatagcagccattctgactggcgtgagatggtacttcattgtggtttagatttgcaattctctgataatgagtgttgttgagcatcttttcatgtatttgttagccttttgtatgtcttctttggagaaatgtctgtttagttctttggcccatttctgtatgtcttctttgaagaaatgtctgtttagttctttggcccattttttgactggatcattttttttcttgaattgagctgcaggagctgcttgtacattttgagattaattctttgtcagttactttgTTTGCTatcattttatcccattctgaaggctgtctttaaatcttgcttatagtttccttcattgtgcaaaagcttttaagtttaattaggtcccatttgtttatttttgcttttatttccattctgggaggtgggtcatagaagatcctgctgtgatttatgtcagagaatgttttgcctatgttttcctctaggagtcttatagtttctggtcttacatttagatctttaatccatttttactttatttttgtgtatggtattagaaagtgttctagtttcattcttttacaagcagttgaccagttttcccagcaccacttgttaaagagtttgtcttttcctcattgtatattcttgcctcctttgtcaaagataaggtgtccataggtgcgtgcatttatctctgggctttctattttgttccattgtctataattctgtctttgtgccagaaccatactgtcttgatgactgtggctttgtagtagagcctgaagtcaggcaggttgattcctccagttccattcttctttctcaagattgctttggctattcaaggttttttgtatttccatacaaattgtgaaattatttgctctagttttctgaaaaataccattggtagcttgatagggatttcattaaatctatagattgctttgggtagtatactcattttcactatatttattcttctggtccatgaacatggtatatttctccatctatttgtgtcctctttgatttctttcatcagtgttttatagttttctatatatatatatgtcttttgtttctttaggtagatatattcctaagtgttttattcttttcattgcgatggtgaatggaattgtttccttaatttctctttctattttctcattgttagtgtataggaaggcaagggatttctgtgtgttaattttatatcctgcaacttttttttttaaggacatcAGTTATGTTGGACTAGGGACCATCCTAATGActtgattttaaattaattatcttTGTTTCCAAATACAGTTCTATATTCAATCACAGTCCAAGGTActgggggttaagacttcaacatatgcATTTGGAGGGGGCACAAAATTAAGCCTATGGCTTAATTTTTCTATCATATCATTTGACCTTTTTTACTGATTTGTAGGGAGCTCTGTGTATATTAAGCAAATTGAATTCTATGCAgttaagagaaacagaaagaaccaacttaatatatactaatatacaacaatttccaaaatatattattaaaaatttttaaagcttcaggacTATATGTATAATATGCTATCATACATGTATCTATAACTAGAATATCTCTGGAAAGATCAACAAGAAATTCATAGCATTAATTCCCTCCAGGAACAATAATTCGTAAGGAGAAAAATTAGGTGGCTAGGGGCAAGAGAgcttgtttctttgtgtgtgtgtatgtatacctTTTGTATCTTTGcaatttcaattttatatattgcctattcaaaaaaaaaaagaaagtgaacttacacacacacacacgcacacacacacacactgtgaacAGAGGAGGTGGCAcaaaagggaaggagaggacCAGGAAAAAAGTTCGAAACCAAAATGGGTTCCAAATTTAGACCAAAAGCAAGGGCAACTCAAATTATAGACGCAGAGCTTCCAATTCCCTAGAGTCTGAGGCTAGctcaattcattcatttattaatatttaccagATTCATGAGTGCCTTTCATGGGTCAGGCAGGTGCTGGATGTTCAGGTATGGATTCTGGCTCTGTCTTTGAGGAATTCACAGACTGGTGGGGGAGAGAGAGTATTCAGACTATCATCATGTTGAGTCACAGTGATAACCCCTGTAGAGGGTACTAGGTAAGCACAGAGGAAAGGCACTCAACCTTTGTGGGAAactaagtaaaaaagaaagaaaaacttcccACAGGAACAGACAGTGCtggcctctcccttcctccctctgctgCTCTACCATCCCCATCTTTTCTCTTTAGCCCTTTCCTGCTGGGGAAGCAGTCAGAGTATTTTCATTGCCATTGTCCTTGCAGAACAGCTGCAGGAGCCCCAAGTCACCATACAGTCTGTGAACGTGTCTGAGAACGCCTCCTGTACCATCACCCTGGTATGCTctgtggagggggcagggggagataTTCAGTACAAATGGACTTCGAGGGATCCTCATGCTTCTGAATCCTGGGGGCACCCtactctcaccatctcctggttgCCCTGTGATGCAGACCTACCATACACCTGCACAGCCAAGAACCCGGTCAGCCAGAGCAGCTCCCACCCTGTCCATGTCTCGCAGTTCTGTACAGGTAACTGGCTCCACTAAGGCCCAGAAATAGTCTAAGCAGCTATAGAGTCTAAACCCCAGGATTCTGGCAGGACACAGATGAAGTAGCAAGGTAAGAGAACAGATTTGcagattcctttttctctaccCTCAAGAGGCTAAGAGAGACTGACAGGGGACTTAGGCACTCCCAGGGCACTGTGAAACCCTAAGAGTctgcagagagagggaaagaaagtatAGATGCAGAAATCTAGATTGCTCTTTGCTGGGGTAGGGGTGTCTCCTAGGTGTCCTCAAAAgggcagagaggcaggagaggCCTGGGTATGCCCTGGGCAGAGCAAGGTGCTTACTTGTGCATGACAAGTGGCCATGTGAAAGCAGCAGGGATGCCTCATCAGAAAAGCAGGGGAAGGGATCCTGGGCAGGAGGGTCTCTGGGACTTAAGTCCCTTCAGGCAGGCTGAGGGTCAAAGGGTCAGGACCAGTGGCTGAATTTGCAATATCTCATCTCTGACTACAGATCTAGGAGCCTCCCGAGGAGGACCAATGGGGAAGACGGTTCTGGGGGTCCTGGGGGAGTCCATCACCCTGTCCCTGGCACTCCGGGACAGTCAGCACATAGACAATGTTGTCTGGATATTTAACACGTCTATTATCAGCAAAGAGTGGAGAGAAGAAGCAACAGCCAATCAGCTCATTGAGTTCAAGGATCCAGATCAGAACACAGTGTGGGTCTCGAGCCAAGACTACTCTCTAAAGATTGTCCAGCTGAAGATGGAGCACGCTGGCCTCTACCAAGCTTACTTGTGCTCAAATGCCAGAGTTGCCAGTGTGAAGCACATCAATCTGCGCATTTACCGTGAGTTTCTGAGTTGAACACCCATCATTAGATTCCTTTCCTGAAAGATTTCTCTCTTTGCTTCctatcccacctccctcctcctacAAAATGCCTCAGACCACTAGGACGACTACTCAGTTCACACCAGTCAGTTCACGGGAGGACAATACAACCAGCAGATAGGCAAAATCTCCCTGCTCGGAGCCCTCTTCTTCTAAGCTATATGGTATATATAGCCTAGAAGAGAGTTCCAGTTAACCCTCAACCAAGCAACTTTCAGTACTTGCCCTGTCCTGCATTGATGGTGGGACCAGGAACTCTCCAACCTGTATTTTTATAGAACATTGCAATTTTGTATAAAGGCAAAGCTGGCTGGGATAAAATCATAGAAGACTGTGGAGAAAGTCTTCCTGTGAGCTCCAAGAGCTTGGAAGGGTACTCACCTTCCCTAAGTGTGAGGGACAGAACTCACAGTCTCCCTCCTCCACCTTGGGCTTCACTGGAGCTTGGCTGGACAGTTTGTGTAATTTGTATTTGCCAGCTCCTTCACCTGTACCATTCAGACATGGTCAACCTATTTCATGCGTGGGCATCTTGGTGTCTCAGTACTTGGGAAAGGAGTCACAAtccatgatgctgttaaaatacgTAAGTCAGCTAGTTCACATCTATTGTTGCCTACTGTGACTCAAATAtcaaagaagcaggaagaaaaccTAGTAAAAGGAATAAGAAACTGGGAACAAAGGGTGCCAGCCATATGTTGCTTTTAAAATTGCtagtatttattaagtacttactcTGTGACAGTGCTCTGCTCTCCTTTCTGTATTCCTTATCTTGTGTAAGTAAACAAATTCGATGATGGGACCTCAGAATGTAAGCCTTGGAGGGTCTCAGGGCAGGTGGAAGCATTGTGCTTATCTGCGCTGATTGGTTTGCTTGTTCTTTGCGGTATACCATATAGAATGATGCGGTATGTTTTTTCACCTTTCATTAACTCCTCTATTTCACATATCTGAGCATCAAGTGATAAGCTGAGATTTCATAGCAACCAAAGGAAAGGCCAGGTGAACCTTCCCAGCCCTAAGGCAGTGTCAACACATAACttcatgaatatattttgaatggtCTCTTCCCAGTAGGCAGGCCTGACTCCACATCTGGTCTGCCTTTCTCCTCACACAGAGAGGCTGAAGAAGCCAAATGTCATGAGGAGCCTCAGGCTCACAAAGGACGGCATCTGCAAGGTCAGCCTGACATGCTCAGTGGAGGACAGTGGACACAATGTGACATATGGATGGACCCCTCTGCCTAAAGGAGCTGTCATTTCCCAAGGGGGCGCTCACCTCAGCATGTCCTGGAGAAGTGGAGAAAAACACCCCAACTTCACCTGCACAGCCAGCAACCCTGTCAGCAACAGCTCCCAGCAGTTTCTTTCTAGGGACCTCTGTCCAGGTTGCTCCCCATCTTTGTTCAGCCAAACCTCAGAGGGGTCCTTGGACCCAAGAGTTTTCCTTCCGAGTGGTTCTTTATGAAGTGCAGCAAGCAGAGTGAGAGTCTTTAAAGCAGCACATGCCAATAGAAATATAACAAAAGTCAcatagtgagtgaagtgaagtcgctcagtcgtgtctgactcctagcaaccccatggactgcagcccaccaggctcctccatccatgggattttccaggcaagagtactggaatggggtgccattgccttctctatataAAAGTCACATaggtaatttaaatttttaagtcatatggaaaaggcaaaagcaaaggtaaaattaattttaatcacatatattattttacccaacatatccaaaatatcatccttcaacatgtaatcaatacaAAGAATTATTCATAACATAATTTGCATTTCAGTTTGTATGAAGCCTTTGAAATCCAGGATGTACTTTACCCTTATGGCACATCTCAATGAAGATGCTAAATTCTCATAGGAAGTACTTGATCTGGATTCAGAtttcataaaatttgccattgaaaaaatatatttatatccaaCTTGTTCCAAATATACTTAACAGTTTTTCAATTAGGAATTGAgtaactgtttttaaatttaaattttaattaatttaaattaaatagttTAATTCCTCAGTCATACtaaccaagatcacacagcaaaaGCAGAATTGAGATTCAACATTCTGTGCTCTGCTCTTCGCTAAGGAgaagcagaaggggaaaaaaaggaaatttacccAGGGTGTGAAAATGCTGAGTCAGGCTGTGACTGGCAAATGGGGTTAGAGCTCTGATCAATAGTAATCTGGACTCACTACCTAGAACTCTTCTTATGCTGTTTTTAGAGAAGGGCAGTGGTGTGATGGATAAGGGTGTTTTAGAGTCTGGCA
This region includes:
- the LY9 gene encoding T-lymphocyte surface antigen Ly-9 isoform X1, whose translation is MASPRRHTDDWAPQPFSNKPPKSQPHIFSPYLWTLLLFLLLGQGASEKDSASTVVKAIVGGSVILSLNISVDAEIEQITWSGPKDALVLAFPSGEILFLDKSYKGRINIPKNNSLSINKLTLKDAGSYKARINQKGSEDINERFILYIYEQLQEPQVTIQSVNVSENASCTITLVCSVEGAGGDIQYKWTSRDPHASESWGHPTLTISWLPCDADLPYTCTAKNPVSQSSSHPVHVSQFCTDLGASRGGPMGKTVLGVLGESITLSLALRDSQHIDNVVWIFNTSIISKEWREEATANQLIEFKDPDQNTVWVSSQDYSLKIVQLKMEHAGLYQAYLCSNARVASVKHINLRIYQRLKKPNVMRSLRLTKDGICKVSLTCSVEDSGHNVTYGWTPLPKGAVISQGGAHLSMSWRSGEKHPNFTCTASNPVSNSSQQFLSRDLCPGPERSTEFWIGLSLVVLFILLSLAISGWCFWKQQRRWSAPAFSSSQAETSVDTPEPTAGHTLYSMLSQGYEKLDTFPKTARHTSDSSSDSNGTTEEDEERTGMHQPVNGRDQVCDSVTREDAGLDSDSEGQPEYDQVTPDNMAPALAVEGETVYTQVFLDLQGKTPVPQKKENSATVYCSIQKPQKVVPPSQQNDLKSPEIPTYENVP
- the LY9 gene encoding T-lymphocyte surface antigen Ly-9 isoform X5; protein product: MASPRRHTDDWAPQPFSNKPPKSQPHIFSPYLWTLLLFLLLGQGASEKDSASTVVKAIVGGSVILSLNISVDAEIEQITWSGPKDALVLAFPSGEILFLDKSYKGRINIPKNNSLSINKLTLKDAGSYKARINQKGSEDINERFILYIYEQLQEPQVTIQSVNVSENASCTITLVCSVEGAGGDIQYKWTSRDPHASESWGHPTLTISWLPCDADLPYTCTAKNPVSQSSSHPVHVSQFCTDLGASRGGPMGKTVLGVLGESITLSLALRDSQHIDNVVWIFNTSIISKEWREEATANQLIEFKDPDQNTVWVSSQDYSLKIVQLKMEHAGLYQAYLCSNARVASVKHINLRIYQRLKKPNVMRSLRLTKDGICKVSLTCSVEDSGHNVTYGWTPLPKGAVISQGGAHLSMSWRSGEKHPNFTCTASNPVSNSSQQFLSRDLCPGPERSTEFWIGLSLVVLFILLSLAISGWCFWKQQRRWSAPAFSSSQAETSVDTPEPTAGHTLYSMLSQGYEKLDTFPKTARHTSDSSSDSNGTTEEDEERTGMHQPVNGRDQGKTPVPQKKENSATVYCSIQKPQKVVPPSQQNDLKSPEIPTYENVP
- the LY9 gene encoding T-lymphocyte surface antigen Ly-9 isoform X4; amino-acid sequence: MASPRRHTDDWAPQPFSNKPPKSQPHIFSPYLWTLLLFLLLGQGASEKDSASTVVKAIVGGSVILSLNISVDAEIEQITWSGPKDALVLAFPSGEILFLDKSYKGRINIPKNNSLSINKLTLKDAGSYKARINQKGSEDINERFILYIYEQLQEPQVTIQSVNVSENASCTITLVCSVEGAGGDIQYKWTSRDPHASESWGHPTLTISWLPCDADLPYTCTAKNPVSQSSSHPVHVSQFCTDLGASRGGPMGKTVLGVLGESITLSLALRDSQHIDNVVWIFNTSIISKEWREEATANQLIEFKDPDQNTVWVSSQDYSLKIVQLKMEHAGLYQAYLCSNARVASVKHINLRIYQRLKKPNVMRSLRLTKDGICKVSLTCSVEDSGHNVTYGWTPLPKGAVISQGGAHLSMSWRSGEKHPNFTCTASNPVSNSSQQFLSRDLCPGPERSTEFWIGLSLVVLFILLSLAISGWCFWKQQRRWYEKLDTFPKTARHTSDSSSDSNGTTEEDEERTGMHQPVNGRDQVCDSVTREDAGLDSDSEGQPEYDQVTPDNMAPALAVEGETVYTQVFLDLQGKTPVPQKKENSATVYCSIQKPQKVVPPSQQNDLKSPEIPTYENVP
- the LY9 gene encoding T-lymphocyte surface antigen Ly-9 isoform X7, encoding MASPRRHTDDWAPQPFSNKPPKSQPHIFSPYLWTLLLFLLLGQGASEKDSASTVVKAIVGGSVILSLNISVDAEIEQITWSGPKDALVLAFPSGEILFLDKSYKGRINIPKNNSLSINKLTLKDAGSYKARINQKGSEDINERFILYIYEQLQEPQVTIQSVNVSENASCTITLVCSVEGAGGDIQYKWTSRDPHASESWGHPTLTISWLPCDADLPYTCTAKNPVSQSSSHPVHVSQFCTDLGASRGGPMGKTVLGVLGESITLSLALRDSQHIDNVVWIFNTSIISKEWREEATANQLIEFKDPDQNTVWVSSQDYSLKIVQLKMEHAGLYQAYLCSNARVASVKHINLRIYRPERSTEFWIGLSLVVLFILLSLAISGWCFWKQQRRWYEKLDTFPKTARHTSDSSSDSNGTTEEDEERTGMHQPVNGRDQVCDSVTREDAGLDSDSEGQPEYDQVTPDNMAPALAVEGETVYTQVFLDLQGKTPVPQKKENSATVYCSIQKPQKVVPPSQQNDLKSPEIPTYENVP
- the LY9 gene encoding T-lymphocyte surface antigen Ly-9 isoform X6, translated to MASPRRHTDDWAPQPFSNKPPKSQPHIFSPYLWTLLLFLLLGQGASEKDSASTVVKAIVGGSVILSLNISVDAEIEQITWSGPKDALVLAFPSGEILFLDKSYKGRINIPKNNSLSINKLTLKDAGSYKARINQKGSEDINERFILYIYEQLQEPQVTIQSVNVSENASCTITLVCSVEGAGGDIQYKWTSRDPHASESWGHPTLTISWLPCDADLPYTCTAKNPVSQSSSHPVHVSQFCTDLGASRGGPMGKTVLGVLGESITLSLALRDSQHIDNVVWIFNTSIISKEWREEATANQLIEFKDPDQNTVWVSSQDYSLKIVQLKMEHAGLYQAYLCSNARVASVKHINLRIYRPERSTEFWIGLSLVVLFILLSLAISGWCFWKQQRRWSAPAFSSSQAETSVDTPEPTAGHTLYSMLSQGYEKLDTFPKTARHTSDSSSDSNGTTEEDEERTGMHQPVNGRDQVCDSVTREDAGLDSDSEGQPEYDQVTPDNMAPALAVEGETVYTQVFLDLQGKTPVPQKKENSATVYCSIQKPQKVVPPSQQNDLKSPEIPTYENVP
- the LY9 gene encoding T-lymphocyte surface antigen Ly-9 isoform X3, which gives rise to MASPRRHTDDWAPQPFSNKPPKSQPHIFSPYLWTLLLFLLLGQGASEKDSASTVVKAIVGGSVILSLNISVDAEIEQITWSGPKDALVLAFPSGEILFLDKSYKGRINIPKNNSLSINKLTLKDAGSYKARINQKGSEDINERFILYIYEQLQEPQVTIQSVNVSENASCTITLVCSVEGAGGDIQYKWTSRDPHASESWGHPTLTISWLPCDADLPYTCTAKNPVSQSSSHPVHVSQFCTDLGASRGGPMGKTVLGVLGESITLSLALRDSQHIDNVVWIFNTSIISKEWREEATANQLIEFKDPDQNTVWVSSQDYSLKIVQLKMEHAGLYQAYLCSNARVASVKHINLRIYQRLKKPNVMRSLRLTKDGICKVSLTCSVEDSGHNVTYGWTPLPKGAVISQGGAHLSMSWRSGEKHPNFTCTASNPVSNSSQQFLSRDLCPGPERSTEFWIGLSLVVLFILLSLAISGWCFWKQQRRWSAPAFSSSQAETSVDTPEPTAGHTLYSMLSQGYEKLDTFPKTARHTSDSSSDSNGTTEEDEERTGMHQPVNGRDQVCDSVTREDAGLDSDSEGQPEYDQVTPDNMAPALAVEGETVYTQVFLDLQGKTPVPQKKENSATVYCSIQKPQKVAQ